Proteins encoded together in one Eleutherodactylus coqui strain aEleCoq1 unplaced genomic scaffold, aEleCoq1.hap1 HAP1_SCAFFOLD_128, whole genome shotgun sequence window:
- the LOC136593130 gene encoding gastrula zinc finger protein XlCGF66.1-like → MEKDRNNTAESVLNLTLEILFQLIGEDYTVVKKTFSDGCRAPVCDGWGRPRSPIMGPPSHPLIHEDINVQKILELTNKIMELLTGEVPIRCQDVAVYFSMEEWEYLEGHKDLYKDAMMETRQPLPSPVPSSKRSPPERCPRPLLPQDHQ, encoded by the exons atggagaaggacagaaacaacacggcagaaagtgtattaaatctcaccctagagatactcttccagctgattggggag gattacacagtagtgaagaagacctttagtgatggctgtcgggcccctgtgtgtgatgggtggggaagACCCCGGAGCCCAATAATGGggcccccatctcaccccctgatacatgaggacatcaatgtacagaagattctagaactcaccaacaagattaTGGAGCTGctaactggagag gtccctataaggtgtcaggatgtcgctgtctatttctccatggaggagtgggagtatttagaaggacacaaggatctgtacaaggacgccatgatggagacccgccagccgctcccatcaccag ttccatccagtaagagaagcccaccagagagatgtccccgtcctcttcttccacaggaccaccag